The genome window GAGAATGGCTGCGCGGCCTCAGCTACCCGGCAGGTAGTGCTGGCTCCCTCGCCTACCGTCAACTTCCCGCTGAGCGTACCGGAGTGCACCAACTTTCCGCAGTACACCGGTCTGGCGCCCTTTACGTGTACTTTCGAGCCGGTGCTAACCGGCGGCAGCTACGAGTGGGATTTTGGCGACGGTAGCCCCATCAGCCGGGAGGAGAAACCCAGCCATCTGTACACGGCGGCTGGCACTTACACCGTCAAGCTCACGGCCCGCTACGCCAACTGCACCGTGGAAACCAGCTTCGTTCCGGTCATCGTCGGCGACGTATTCGTCCCTAACATCATCACCCCCAACCACGACACTAAGAACGAGACGTTTATCCCGCGCTTTAGCTGCCGCCCGGCCACCTTGCGGGTATTCAGCCGCTGGGGCACCAAGCTCTACGAAACCGACAACTACCGCAACGATTGGCGCGCCGATAACCTACCCGACGGCACTTATTACTACCACCTGAAAGACGCCGACGGCCGGAGCGTAAAAGGCTGGGTTACGGTTCAGCGCTAAGGAGCAGATAGGCCTTGTTTTCAGCTTGAAATTGTATTATCTTTGCACCTGCAAACTACAACACGACAGAGGGGACGGACAGTCCCCTCTTTCTTTTATCACCCGGTGCCTCGCCTATGAAACTTGACCGTGCCCGCCTGTCGGAGATGCTGCAGGACAGCCTGCCCACCGACGGGAGCCTGTTCGTGGTGGACCTGACCGTCTCGGATGCCATTCGCCCCAAAGTGACCGTCACCCTCGACGGGGAGCAGGGCGTGGGCATTGATGAGTGCGCCCAGATCAGCCGCCGCCTTGCCCGCCGCGTAGATGAGGAGTACGGCGAAGACGCCAGCTACACCCTGGAAGTAACCTCGCCCGGCGCCGACCAGCCCCTGCGCGACGCCCGCCAGTACACCCGCCACGTGGGCCGCAGCCTCAGCCTCAAGCTCACCGACGGCACCGAGAAAACCGGCACCCTCGAAGCCGTGGAAGCCGAAGGCATTCAGCTGGCGGAGGTAGTGAAAGAGAAAAGCAAAAAGAAAACCCTCCCCGCCGCCTTGGTGCCGTTCGCCAGCATTCAGGAAGCGAAAGTGGTTATCTCCTTTAAATAGTAACAAACTGTTAGCTGATGGCTACTCGCCGTTAGCTTTCAGGCTGAATATTCACCTTTTAGCTGTTGTCGTCTGTTGAGCTCACGCTAACAGCTAACAGCTAGTAGCTAAAAGCAAATAAAAATGAACAGCAACGTCCTGATTGAATCGTTTGCCGAATTCGCCCGGTCGAAGAACATCGACCGTCCCACGATGATGAGCATCCTGGAGGAAGTGTTCCGCACGATGATTCGCAAGAAGTACGACGATGACTCGAACTTCGACGTCATCCTGAACGTGGACAAGGGCGACCTGGAGATTTATCGGAACCGCGAAATCGTGGACGATAACTCCGAGGATATCTGGGACCTGGACAAAATTCCGCTGGCCGAGGCCCAGAAGATCGAGCCCGACTATGAGGTAGGCGAATCGGTAGCCGAGGAAATCAAGCTGGAAGACTTCGGCCGCCGCGCCGTGCTCATGGCCCGCCAGACGCTGATTCAGCGCGTAAAGGACTTGGAGCGCGACAACCTGTACCAGGCCTACAAAGATCAGGTGGGCGAGGTAGTGGTAGGCGAGGTGTACCAGGTGTGGGGCCGCGAAGCCCTCATCCTGGACAAGGACGAAAACGAGCTGGTGCTGCCCAAGGGCGAGCAAATCCCGAAGGACCGCTACCGCAAGGGCGACACCATCCGGGCCGTGGTACACCGCGTGGACGTGCTGAACGGCACGCCCAAAATCATCCTCTCGCGGGCCGCGCCGGCTTTCCTGGAGCGCCTGATGGAGCAGGAAGTGCCCGAAATCTTCGATGGCCTGATCACCATCAAGAACATTGTGCGCGAGCCGGGCGAGCGGGCCAAAGTAGCCGTAGAAAGCTACGACGACCGGATTGACCCCGTGGGCGCTTGCGTGGGCATGAAGGGTTCCCGCATCCACGCCGTCGTGCGGGAGCTGGAAAACGAAAACATCGACATCATCAACTACACCGACAACCTGGAGCTATACATTGCCCGGGCCCTGTCGCCGGCGAAGTTAACGTCGATGAAAATTAACGAACAAACTGGGCGGGTTTCGGTGTTCTTAAAGCCAGACCAGGTATCTCTGGCCATTGGCCGCGGCGGCGCCAACATCAAGCTGGCCTCCCGGCTGGTGGGCATGGAAATCGACGTGTTCCGCGATGCCGGTGATTTTGAAGAAGACATCGCCCTGGACGAGTTCCAGGATGAGATTGAAGGCTGGATTCTCGATGAGCTGAAGAAAATCGGCCTCGATACCGGCCGCGCCGTACTGGCCGTCAGCAAGGAAGACATCGTTCGTCGGACGGAGCTGGAAGAGGAAACCGTGGAGGAACTCTTCCGCGTCATCCGCAACGAGTTCGAGGACAACGAAAGCGACAGCCAGGAGGAAGAAGCACAAAATTCCGGCGGCGCGCAATGAGTGCGCGGCGGCCGGTACGGCAAGGGGGTTAAATAATCAAGCCGGGTGGTTTGATTTTGACCCCGCCCGGCAAGATTTAATATAGTACCTTTGCAACTGAATAAGAGTATCGTTCGCGAGCATAGAATGGCGGAAGCAGCAACCAAACGGCTGAATCAGGCGGCCAAAGACCTGAACGTTGGACTTTCTACGATTGTAGATTTTCTGGCGGGAAAAGGGCACATCATCGAAAACAAACCTACGACCAAGCTATCGTCGGAGCAGGTATCCCTGCTCGAAAAGGCATTTGAGTCGTCGGCGCAGGATAAGATGGAGGCCGCAAAGCTCAGCCAGGCCAAGCGCCAGACGGAGCTAGACGCCGCGGCAGCTTCGGCGGCCCAGGCGCGTGCGGCGGAAGCTGCCGCCCCCAAACCAGCCCCTGCCCCCGCTGCGCCGGCTCCCAAGCCGGCCGCCCCAGCGCCCCAGCCCGCTCCGGCAGCCGAGGTTCCCAAACCCGCTACCCCCACTCCGCCGCCAGCAGCTGCCTCCGCTCCGGAGGCAAGCCGAGTCCCGGGCCTAAAAGTGCTGGGTAAAATTGAGCTTGATGCCAAGGGCCGGCCCGTGCCGCCCCGGCCAGCCGCCCCAGTTGCCCCAGCGGCGCAGCCTACTCCGGCCCCAGGCCCGGAGCCGGCTCCCGCAGCGGCCGTTCCGGCCCCTAAAGCGCCCGAGGCTCCTCAACCTGCTGAGGCACCGGTAACTGCGCCTCAGCCGGAGGTAAAGCCAGCGCCGGCTGCTCCGGTAGCAGAGGCACCCAAGCCCACTCCGCAGCCAGCCGCACCCATAGCCCAACCGGCTGCTCCTGTAGCGGCTGCTCCAGCTCCTAAAGCTCCCGAGGCCCCTCAACCCGCTCCGGCAACAACTCCCGCTACTCCGGCCGCGGCCGCAGCTCAACCAGCTGCTCCAGACGCCGCAGCTACAGAGGAAGGTACTATCGTTGCTAAAGCGGATCAGCTGAAAGGCCTGACCGTTCTCGGTAAAATTGAGTTACCCCTAGATTCTTCCCGGCGCGGTGGCGGTGGTCGTGGAGCCCGTCCTGTGGCGTCCTCGGACGTGCGCAAGAGCGGTATCAGTCCCGACAAGAAGAAACGTCAGCGCATCCCGATGGGAGGCCCTGGTGCTCCTGGTCAGCAAACTACCCCAAGTGGCCCCGGTCAGCAGGGTGGTAACCGCCCTGGTGGAGGCCCCGGCCAACAAGGTGGCGGCAACCGCCCCGGTGGTCAGGGTGGCAACGCCCGTCCTGGTCAGCAAGGTGGCGGTAATCGTCCCGGCGGTCAGGGTAGCAACACCCGTCAGCCGGCGCCGGCGCTTACGCCCGAGCAAAACGACAAGCAGATTCAGGAACAGATCAAGGCCACGCTGGCCAAGCTCAGCGGCGGCCGTGGTGGTCAGCAGCAGAACCGCGCCAAGTACCGCCGCGATAAGCGGAACATGGCGGCGGAGGACCGTGAGGCCCTGCGCGCTCAAAACGAACTGGACGCCAAGACGCTGAAAGTAACCGAGTTTATTTCGGCTAACGACCTAGCGTCATTCATGGACGTGTCGGTGAATGAAGTAATTAAGGTGTGCCTGAACATGGGCATGTTCGTTTCCATTAACCAGCGCCTCGACGCCGAAGCCATTACCGTTATTGCGGATGAATTTGGCTACGACGTAGAATTCCTGAGCGCCGAGGAAGAAGAAACGACTATTGACATTGAAGACGCACCGGAAGACTTGCAGCCGCGGGCCCCTATTGTGACCATCATGGGTCACGTTGACCACGGTAAGACCTCCTTGCTTGACTACATCCGGAACGCCAGCGTAGCCAAAGGCGAAGCGGGCGGTATCACCCAGCACATCGGTGCCTACGACGTAATGACCAAGTCGGGCAAGCGGGTGACCTTCCTGGATACGCCGGGTCACGAAGCGTTTACCGCCATGCGTGCCCGGGGTGCCAAGGTGACGGACATTGCCATTATTGTGGTAGCGGCCGACGACTCGGTGATGCCCCAGACCAAGGAAGCCATCAACCACGCACAAGCAGCCGGCGTACCGATTGTTATTGCGCTGAACAAGATTGACAAGCCCGGTGCTAACCCCGACAAAGTGCGGGAAGAACTGTCGGCCATCAACGTGCTGGTAGAAGAATGGGGTGGCAAATACCAGTCCCAGGAAGTATCGGCTAAAACAGGCCTTGGCATTGATGATCTGCTGGAAAAGGTGCTGCTGGAAGCCGAAATTCTGGAGTTGACCGCCAACCCGGACCGCAACGCTATTGGCACCGTTATCGAAGCCTCTCTTGACAAAGGACGTGGTTACGTAACGACCATTCTGGTACAAACCGGTACCATGAACGTAGGCGACATTGTGCTGGCTGGCCCGCACTACGGCCGCGTAAAGGCCATGACGGACCACCGCGGCAAGAAGATGAAGCAGGCGGGCCCGGCTACCCCGGTTCAGGTGCTTGGCCTAACGGGTGCTCCACAGGCTGGTGACAAGATTCAGGTGATGGAAACCGAGCGTGAAGCCCGGGAACTGGCTACCCAGCGTCAGCAGCTGACCCGCGAGCAGACCATGCGCACCAAGAAGCACATTACCCTGGATGAAATCGGTCGTCGTCTGGCAATTGGCTCGTTCAAGGAACTCAACGTGCTGGTGAAAGGCGACGTGGACGGCTCGGTGGAAGCACTGGCCGACTCCCTGCTCAAGCTGAGTACGCCGGAAGTAGCGGTGAACATCCTTAGCAAGGGCGTGGGTGCCATTTCCGAGTCCGACGTACTGCTGGCTTCGGCCTCCGACGCCATCATCATTGGCTTCCAGGTGCGTCCTTCGCAGAGCGCGCGTAAGCTGGCTGAGCAGGAGCAGATTGACATCCGCCTCTACTCTATTATCTACAATGCCATCAATGAGGTGAAGGATGCCATGGAAGGCATGCTGGCCCCAACGGTGCAGGAGGTGGTAGTAGCCAACGCCGAAGTTCGTCAGGTGTTCAACATTACCAAGGTGGGCACTATTGCCGGCTGTATGGTAACGGACGGCACCTTTACCCGCAAAACCAAAGTGCGGCTGGTCCGCGACGGTATCGTGGTGTACTCGGGCGAAATCCAAGACCTCAAGCGCTACAAAGACGATGTGTCGGAAGTACGCCAGGGGTACGAGTGCGGTATCTCGCTGAAAGGCTACAATGACCTCCGCGAAGGAGACAACATTGAAGGATTCGAAGAAAAAGAAGTGAAGCGTACCCTGTAAAGAAGACGTTTTACGTATACAGAAAAAGCCCCAGCCTGCGTAGGTTGGGGCTTTTTCTGTATAAGGAGCACTGCTGTTCTGCCTCTTCTTAGTTTCACAAAATTTATTTGATTTTAAAAATCAGAACTCACTTCCTACCTTCGATTAGACTTATACACAAAACCAACAGAAACACAGGCTATTAAGCCTTTATTCTTGGTAGACGGTGATGAGTAGCAGAGCAGGTAGAAAGTGGCGTTGAGAGGTGAGAAAGTGGTTTGGATTAGGAGTGAGAGACCAGTTAATAGGGAAAATAAAGTAGGAATCGACCGTTAGAGGTAGGAATTCCAGGGCTAGGCTTTTCAGCCTGGCAACCACCCGGTTAGCTTTTGCGTCTTTGTTGGGAAGGCTTCGTTTAGCGTTATAATCCGTTCGTATGAAGCGTATTTTACTTTTTGCTACAGTAGTTGCGGGGCTAACCTGCTGCGGACAGCTGCTGATAGCTCGTCAATTGGTACCGTATGCCCCTGGTAGGGTAGCGCCCTCGCCGTTTTCTGAGTCGCCCGCCGGCCGTAATTCAGCTATGCTGCCGAAGCCTACTGACTCTACGTTGGTACGACCAGCTACCGTACCCGTATACTCTGCTTTCTACTCCATCCGGTGGCCGGCACTGGCCCGGGCACGCCACTAGTTTTGCTACTATACTCTAAACAAGAAAAAGCCGTGCTGTAGCTACAGCACGGCTTTTTCTTGTCTTATACTTCTTGAATGTTAAAAGAAGAGAAAGCGCTTCTTTTTCTTGTGCGTCAGTGGTTTGCCTTTGGGGTCAACGAAGCCCGCAGCCCGAGTTTGTCCTCGCTTCTGACGGGCTGTGCCTACTCGGTTATCCTTGAACTTGCGCACAGTAAAGCTACCAGCACCTTTCTCAAACTGCCGGGCAGGACCCGAAGCACGCCCGAAGCTGGTATTAGCAGTGCTCATGCCCGAACGGGCCTCCAGAATCTCCAGCTGCTGGTCGCGCTTGGCTTCATCGGGGTTCATGCTCATGCGCTGCTGCATGCGGGCAATATCGGTAGCTGAGGTCTTGCGCTTTTTGCGCAACCCCTGCTCGCTACCCCGCTGGGTCTGGCCTGAGTAAGTGGCGCTGGCAGTACTCTGGGCCCTGGCAGCCGGCGTTGCTACTACCCCAACGGTGGCTACAATAAAGGCGAAAAACAGCTTTTTCATGGACAAGTGAGGTGGAAGGAACCGGTGTAATAACTGCTTGCGCTATGGCAGTAGTACAGCCTGGTGTTGCGCCCAACGGGTGCGTGGTAAAGTTAGTTCAAAGCAAGCTGAAACTTACAAATCAGCCGTTTAGCTAGGTCTGCTTCGCCCCCGAAGCAAACACATTTCTTCGACCGTGGCCGCGGAGTCTAAAGCAAGTCTTGAGCCAAATGGGAAAGTCTGGGTTACGCTTTCGGCTGCAACCCGCACAACCAAGGCAAACCTAGTTAGTATAGTCCACTTCCCATGCCGCAACTCGGTGGCACTATGCTACCTACCGACCAACGCTGCCTACACCTTGGTCGGGGGCACCTGCTTCTGGGCGGCTGCGCAGGGCGTCTCGGATGTCCATGAGAAGTTGCTGCTCCTTGGTTGGTCCTGGGTCGGCTACTACTACCTGCTGGGGTCGTTTGAAACGATTGGCAATTTTTACCAACCAGAAAATGGCAAAGGCCATCAGCAGAAACACGATAATAGCATTTAGGAACAACCCGTAGTTAACGGTTGCGGCCCCCACTTTCTTGGCTTCCTCCAGCGTTTTGTAGCTCGTGCCGTCAAGGGCCAGAAACCAGTCCTTGAAATCGAGCCCGCCCGTTAGAATGGATAGTAAAGGCATGAGCACGTCGTCTGTGAGCGACTTTACAATATTGCCAAAGGTCCCGCCGATGATAACTCCAACTGCCAAGTCAAGGACATTGCCCTTGGAAATGAATTCTTTGAATTCGGATACAAAGCTCATACAATGGAAGTATTTGGAAGTGAAGGAGAAGCAACATTTGGGGTAAATATATGTTTTTAATTATATAACTCTTTGACGTGGTTATTTTTGGTAAACATGCCCTGCAGCGGCTCCTGGTAGCTGCGGTTTTCACGGCCCGAAACCAGGTATCGAGCACTAACGAGAGGTAGCCAGCAGGGCAATGCGGCAGTCCAGCCGCGCCGTAATTCATCCTATCTTTACCCGTCCATTGTGCCCACTCGCCTCTTTTACTATGACTTTCACCAACCTACTCTACCACCTCGAAGCCGAAACCGGCATCCTGATCATTACCATTAACCGCCCCGACAAGCTTAATGCCCTGAATGCTGCTACCATCGAAGAAATTCGGGCGGCAGCTCAGCAGGCCCTCGACGATGCCGCCGTGCGCGGCATCATTCTGACGGGTAGCGGAGAGAAGTCATTTGTGGCGGGTGCCGATATTGCGGAGCTTACCCAACTTGATGAGGTTTCAGGGCGCCGGGCCGCCATGCAGGGCCAGGAGGCTTTCCGCCTGCTGGAGGAAAGCCCCAAGCCGGTTATTGCGGCTGTAAACGGGTTTGCCTTGGGCGGGGGCTGTGAGTTGGCTATGGCCTGCCACATGCGCGTTGCCTCAGAAAACGCTCGTTTCGGTCAGCCCGAAGTGAACTTGGGCTTGGTGCCCGGCTATGGTGGTACCCAGCGCCTAACCCAACTTATTGGCAAGGGCAAAGCCATTGAGCTGCTCCTGACGGCCGACATGATTAAGGCCGACGAGGCGCTGCACCTGGGGTTGGTTAACCACGTAGTGCCCCAGGCGGAGCTGCTGAGCTTCACCAAGCAACTGCTCGGCCGCATCCTGACCAAGGCGCCACTGGCCGTAGGGCTGTGCCTGGACTGCGTGAATGCCTATTACGATAAGGACCGCCAGGGCTACCAGAGTGAGGCCGACGCCTTTGCCCGTTGCTTTGATTCGGCTGATTTTCGGGAGGGCACTTCGGCATTCCTGGAAAAGCGGCCAGCCAGTTTTACCGGCAAGTAGTAGCACGCTACCATCCGTAGCGGCCTAGCAATTTTTTATGCTGATTTTACGGGACCGGGGTAGTCATTGACCGTGCAGGCAGTGGCCGCCCCGGCCTTTTCCTGCCCGCTCCGCTTCCCGTTTCCCTTGAATTTACCTTTCTATTAGATGAGTATAGCCAAGCGACTGGCTTCGCAAACGGCCGTGTACGGCTTGAGTAGCATTGTGGGGCGCGTGCTGACGTTTTTGCTAGTGCGGGTGTACACCGGGCGGTTTGCGGCGGCGGAGTACGGTATTGTAACGGGGCTGTACGCCTACGTTTCGTTTCTGAACGTGCTGTTTACCTACGGCATGGAAACTACCTACTTCCGCTTTGCCAACCGGCCCGGCACCGACCGGCAGGAACTCTACGACCGGGTCATGACCTTGCTGGTGCTGACTAGTGTACTACTAAGTGGAGTAGTGGCCCTGCTGGCCCGGCCCCTGATGAGCTTGCTGAGCCTGCCGGCCGGCCACGAGCAGTACGCCGTCTGGATTGCCATTATTCTCGGGCTCGATGCCGTGGCGGCCATTCCGTTTGCCCGGCTACGGCTGGAAAACAAGGCCCGCAAGTTTGCCGGCATTCGACTGGCCAGCATCCTACTCAACATCGGGCTGAACCTGTTTTTCATCGTGCTCTGCCCCGATGTGCTGGCCGGCAAGTACCTAACGAGCTTGCGCCCCCTGGTCGAAAGCGTGTACAACCCCACCCTGGGGGTAGGCTACGTTTTCCTGGCCAACCTGGCCGCTTCGGCCTTTACGCTGCTGCTACTGAGCCGGGAGCTGCTGGATTTCCGCTTCCGCCTGAACCTGGAGCCCCTGCGGCCCCTACTGCAGTACGCCTACCCCATCATGCTCATGGGGGTAGCGGGTATGGTAAATGAGATGCTGGACCGGGTTATTCTGCCCAGGTGGCTACCGGAAAACTTCTACCCCGGCCAAAGCAACCTGGCAGCCGTGGGCATCTACGGGGCCTGCTACAAAATCAGCGTCCTGATGAGCCTGGTTATTCAGGCGTTTAAGTACGCAGCAGAGCCGTTTTTCTTTGCCCAGAGCAACGAAAAGAACTCGCCTTACACGTTTGCCCTGGTGCTGAAGTGGTTTACGCTCTGCTGCACCATGCTGTTTGTGGGCGTGAGCGTGAACGTAGACATCGTAGCCCAAATATTCTTGCGTCGGCCCGAATACTTGCAAGGCTTGGCGGTAGTGCCAGTACTGCTGCTGGCTTACTTGTTTCTGGGCGTGTACTGGAACCTCTCCGTGTGGTTTAAGCTCACCGACAAAACCTACTACGG of Hymenobacter sublimis contains these proteins:
- a CDS encoding ribosome maturation factor RimP, which produces MKLDRARLSEMLQDSLPTDGSLFVVDLTVSDAIRPKVTVTLDGEQGVGIDECAQISRRLARRVDEEYGEDASYTLEVTSPGADQPLRDARQYTRHVGRSLSLKLTDGTEKTGTLEAVEAEGIQLAEVVKEKSKKKTLPAALVPFASIQEAKVVISFK
- the nusA gene encoding transcription termination factor NusA is translated as MNSNVLIESFAEFARSKNIDRPTMMSILEEVFRTMIRKKYDDDSNFDVILNVDKGDLEIYRNREIVDDNSEDIWDLDKIPLAEAQKIEPDYEVGESVAEEIKLEDFGRRAVLMARQTLIQRVKDLERDNLYQAYKDQVGEVVVGEVYQVWGREALILDKDENELVLPKGEQIPKDRYRKGDTIRAVVHRVDVLNGTPKIILSRAAPAFLERLMEQEVPEIFDGLITIKNIVREPGERAKVAVESYDDRIDPVGACVGMKGSRIHAVVRELENENIDIINYTDNLELYIARALSPAKLTSMKINEQTGRVSVFLKPDQVSLAIGRGGANIKLASRLVGMEIDVFRDAGDFEEDIALDEFQDEIEGWILDELKKIGLDTGRAVLAVSKEDIVRRTELEEETVEELFRVIRNEFEDNESDSQEEEAQNSGGAQ
- the infB gene encoding translation initiation factor IF-2, which translates into the protein MAEAATKRLNQAAKDLNVGLSTIVDFLAGKGHIIENKPTTKLSSEQVSLLEKAFESSAQDKMEAAKLSQAKRQTELDAAAASAAQARAAEAAAPKPAPAPAAPAPKPAAPAPQPAPAAEVPKPATPTPPPAAASAPEASRVPGLKVLGKIELDAKGRPVPPRPAAPVAPAAQPTPAPGPEPAPAAAVPAPKAPEAPQPAEAPVTAPQPEVKPAPAAPVAEAPKPTPQPAAPIAQPAAPVAAAPAPKAPEAPQPAPATTPATPAAAAAQPAAPDAAATEEGTIVAKADQLKGLTVLGKIELPLDSSRRGGGGRGARPVASSDVRKSGISPDKKKRQRIPMGGPGAPGQQTTPSGPGQQGGNRPGGGPGQQGGGNRPGGQGGNARPGQQGGGNRPGGQGSNTRQPAPALTPEQNDKQIQEQIKATLAKLSGGRGGQQQNRAKYRRDKRNMAAEDREALRAQNELDAKTLKVTEFISANDLASFMDVSVNEVIKVCLNMGMFVSINQRLDAEAITVIADEFGYDVEFLSAEEEETTIDIEDAPEDLQPRAPIVTIMGHVDHGKTSLLDYIRNASVAKGEAGGITQHIGAYDVMTKSGKRVTFLDTPGHEAFTAMRARGAKVTDIAIIVVAADDSVMPQTKEAINHAQAAGVPIVIALNKIDKPGANPDKVREELSAINVLVEEWGGKYQSQEVSAKTGLGIDDLLEKVLLEAEILELTANPDRNAIGTVIEASLDKGRGYVTTILVQTGTMNVGDIVLAGPHYGRVKAMTDHRGKKMKQAGPATPVQVLGLTGAPQAGDKIQVMETEREARELATQRQQLTREQTMRTKKHITLDEIGRRLAIGSFKELNVLVKGDVDGSVEALADSLLKLSTPEVAVNILSKGVGAISESDVLLASASDAIIIGFQVRPSQSARKLAEQEQIDIRLYSIIYNAINEVKDAMEGMLAPTVQEVVVANAEVRQVFNITKVGTIAGCMVTDGTFTRKTKVRLVRDGIVVYSGEIQDLKRYKDDVSEVRQGYECGISLKGYNDLREGDNIEGFEEKEVKRTL
- the mscL gene encoding large conductance mechanosensitive channel protein MscL, whose amino-acid sequence is MSFVSEFKEFISKGNVLDLAVGVIIGGTFGNIVKSLTDDVLMPLLSILTGGLDFKDWFLALDGTSYKTLEEAKKVGAATVNYGLFLNAIIVFLLMAFAIFWLVKIANRFKRPQQVVVADPGPTKEQQLLMDIRDALRSRPEAGAPDQGVGSVGR
- a CDS encoding enoyl-CoA hydratase/isomerase family protein, which gives rise to MTFTNLLYHLEAETGILIITINRPDKLNALNAATIEEIRAAAQQALDDAAVRGIILTGSGEKSFVAGADIAELTQLDEVSGRRAAMQGQEAFRLLEESPKPVIAAVNGFALGGGCELAMACHMRVASENARFGQPEVNLGLVPGYGGTQRLTQLIGKGKAIELLLTADMIKADEALHLGLVNHVVPQAELLSFTKQLLGRILTKAPLAVGLCLDCVNAYYDKDRQGYQSEADAFARCFDSADFREGTSAFLEKRPASFTGK
- a CDS encoding oligosaccharide flippase family protein, encoding MSIAKRLASQTAVYGLSSIVGRVLTFLLVRVYTGRFAAAEYGIVTGLYAYVSFLNVLFTYGMETTYFRFANRPGTDRQELYDRVMTLLVLTSVLLSGVVALLARPLMSLLSLPAGHEQYAVWIAIILGLDAVAAIPFARLRLENKARKFAGIRLASILLNIGLNLFFIVLCPDVLAGKYLTSLRPLVESVYNPTLGVGYVFLANLAASAFTLLLLSRELLDFRFRLNLEPLRPLLQYAYPIMLMGVAGMVNEMLDRVILPRWLPENFYPGQSNLAAVGIYGACYKISVLMSLVIQAFKYAAEPFFFAQSNEKNSPYTFALVLKWFTLCCTMLFVGVSVNVDIVAQIFLRRPEYLQGLAVVPVLLLAYLFLGVYWNLSVWFKLTDKTYYGTYIGFAGAVVTVVLNFLLIPLLGYMGSALATLACYFLMAALCWWLGERHFPVPYPIARLLVWLALAVGVVALSWWLPVAAGWPRYAFHALLTLGFVGLIALVEGRRLRAL